One region of Bdellovibrio bacteriovorus genomic DNA includes:
- the rlmN gene encoding 23S rRNA (adenine(2503)-C(2))-methyltransferase RlmN, whose protein sequence is MELNDGANTTQASAPVNYSDDNVAKPLENKPVNFYSLTLEGLKSYLKGKGKEQFRAQQIFKWVYEQRVTDPEQMTNLSKEFRASLPQILSFDLPPVLTHLKSVDGTQKLLFDMGGGNSVEAVVIPSEDRLTLCISSEVGCNIGCKFCFTGKQKLKRRLRTEEIVGQFMQVHDRLGEGQRITNIVFMGMGEPLDNPEAVFQTIDVLHSPWGINLSRKKITVSTSGIVPEMWRVSEAKVRLAVSLNGPTDEIRTQVMPINKKWNTTELLNACKEHYRITKDKITFEYVLLKGVTDQIEHARQLVKLVKDVPCKINIIPFNEHPGSGYERPSDEAVEAFHSELMRLGAHVLLRRSMGRDIFAACGQLTSQVPNKPVSMDISNSKLAGLPKYKREMLENSAASQQEQ, encoded by the coding sequence ATGGAATTGAATGATGGTGCTAACACCACTCAAGCTAGCGCGCCTGTGAACTATTCTGACGACAACGTCGCAAAACCCCTCGAAAACAAGCCGGTGAACTTCTACTCTCTGACACTAGAGGGCCTAAAGTCTTATCTTAAAGGCAAAGGTAAAGAGCAATTCCGTGCTCAACAAATCTTTAAATGGGTTTACGAGCAACGAGTGACTGATCCGGAACAAATGACGAATCTGTCTAAAGAATTCCGTGCGTCTTTGCCACAAATTCTTTCTTTTGATCTTCCTCCAGTACTGACTCACTTAAAGTCTGTCGACGGAACACAAAAACTTCTCTTTGATATGGGTGGTGGCAACAGCGTGGAAGCCGTCGTCATTCCATCTGAAGACCGTCTGACTTTGTGTATTTCTTCAGAAGTGGGCTGCAACATTGGATGTAAGTTCTGCTTCACCGGAAAACAAAAACTAAAACGTCGCTTGCGCACAGAAGAGATCGTCGGCCAATTCATGCAGGTGCATGATCGTTTGGGTGAAGGTCAACGTATCACGAATATCGTGTTCATGGGGATGGGCGAGCCTTTGGACAATCCAGAAGCGGTTTTCCAAACTATCGACGTTTTACATTCTCCATGGGGCATCAACTTGTCTCGTAAGAAAATCACGGTTTCTACATCCGGTATCGTTCCGGAGATGTGGAGAGTTTCAGAAGCGAAAGTTCGTTTGGCGGTGAGCTTAAACGGCCCGACCGATGAGATTCGTACCCAAGTTATGCCGATCAATAAAAAGTGGAACACAACAGAGCTTTTGAACGCTTGTAAAGAACATTACCGTATCACGAAAGATAAAATCACTTTCGAGTACGTGTTGTTAAAAGGTGTGACGGATCAAATCGAACACGCACGTCAGTTGGTGAAGCTGGTGAAAGACGTTCCGTGCAAGATCAACATCATTCCGTTCAACGAACATCCAGGTTCAGGATATGAGCGTCCTTCAGATGAAGCGGTGGAGGCTTTCCACTCTGAATTGATGCGTCTTGGAGCTCACGTTTTACTTCGTCGCTCTATGGGTCGTGATATTTTCGCGGCTTGTGGCCAGTTAACAAGCCAAGTTCCAAATAAGCCTGTTTCTATGGACATTTCGAATTCAAAATTAGCAGGTCTACCAAAATACAAACGCGAGATGCTAGAAAACTCAGCGGCATCACAACAGGAGCAATAG
- a CDS encoding PfkB family carbohydrate kinase — translation MSEILVVGSLAYDSIQTPSGKVDRALGGSANYFSLAASLFSKVRVVGVVGEDYDQGDYELLNSRGVDLSGLSKVAGKTFHWAGSYEGDMNEAKTLKTDLNVFEHFNPQLPEHFKDSSFVFLANIAPELQLQVLEQVKSPKFVGMDTMNFWISIKKEKLIEVLKKVDLVLINEGEAKMLTGAANAISAAPLITAMGPQAVVIKRGEYGFAMYTKEEGYFILPAMPIPTVVDPTGAGDTFAGGFFGYLAAQKDKPTLAHLKQACIMGSMMASHTIQDFSVRALSKVTLGDVERRLADYKKVITL, via the coding sequence ATGTCAGAGATTTTAGTCGTTGGAAGTTTGGCTTACGATTCCATTCAAACTCCGTCAGGAAAAGTGGACCGCGCCTTGGGTGGTTCCGCAAATTACTTCTCTTTGGCCGCTTCTTTGTTTTCTAAGGTGCGTGTGGTCGGTGTTGTGGGCGAAGACTATGATCAAGGAGACTACGAGCTTTTGAATTCTCGCGGCGTTGACTTAAGCGGTCTTTCGAAAGTTGCGGGTAAGACGTTCCACTGGGCCGGTTCTTATGAAGGCGATATGAACGAAGCAAAGACGTTAAAAACAGATTTAAACGTTTTTGAACATTTCAATCCGCAATTGCCAGAACACTTCAAAGATTCCTCTTTCGTTTTCTTGGCAAACATTGCTCCGGAATTGCAATTGCAGGTTCTTGAGCAAGTGAAGTCACCAAAATTTGTCGGCATGGATACAATGAACTTCTGGATCTCGATCAAAAAAGAAAAGTTGATCGAAGTTCTTAAGAAAGTGGACCTTGTTCTTATCAATGAAGGTGAAGCAAAAATGTTAACGGGAGCGGCGAATGCCATTTCGGCGGCACCGTTGATCACAGCCATGGGCCCTCAAGCTGTTGTTATCAAACGGGGTGAGTACGGTTTTGCGATGTACACGAAGGAAGAAGGATACTTCATCCTTCCAGCAATGCCGATTCCGACGGTGGTCGATCCCACGGGTGCTGGCGATACTTTTGCTGGCGGCTTCTTCGGTTACTTGGCAGCGCAAAAAGACAAGCCAACATTGGCTCACTTGAAACAGGCCTGCATCATGGGTTCTATGATGGCCAGCCACACGATCCAAGACTTCTCCGTTCGTGCGCTTTCTAAAGTGACTTTGGGCGACGTCGAAAGACGCTTGGCTGACTATAAAAAAGTAATCACGCTTTAA
- a CDS encoding PA0069 family radical SAM protein: MTREFRKDIRGRGASSNVTNRYDSLKYEATEEDFDNYLEDEKALLKTEVLKDSSRTIITENKSPDIGFTFSINAYRGCEHGCAYCYARPTHEYLGLSPGLDFESKIFVKEEAPKLLREALMKPSWKPAVIAMSGITDCYQPLERKMQLTRGCLEVLLEFKNPVSLITKNALVTRDVDILSQMAAYNGTLVFLSITSLNDDLVQILEPRTSRPAARLKAIETLAKAGVPVGVNVAPCIPGLNDHEMPAILKAAKDAGAQYAGYVPLRLPSSVLPIFEEWLEVHQPLKKEKVLNSVRDIRGGKLNDANFGSRMRGEGPRADQMAQMFKLYTRKYGLNVKKFDLSTEHFQRRGDQLKFDIE, translated from the coding sequence ATGACTCGTGAATTTCGTAAAGACATCCGCGGTCGTGGAGCCAGTAGCAACGTCACCAATCGTTACGACTCACTCAAATACGAAGCTACCGAAGAAGATTTCGACAATTATCTTGAGGACGAAAAAGCTCTTCTTAAAACGGAAGTTCTGAAAGATTCTTCACGCACGATTATCACGGAAAACAAAAGCCCGGACATCGGCTTCACATTTTCTATCAACGCGTATCGCGGTTGTGAACACGGCTGCGCGTATTGCTATGCTCGTCCGACACACGAGTATTTGGGCCTTTCCCCAGGTTTGGATTTTGAATCTAAAATTTTCGTCAAAGAAGAAGCACCCAAACTTTTGCGCGAAGCTTTGATGAAGCCTTCGTGGAAACCTGCTGTCATTGCAATGAGCGGCATCACCGACTGCTACCAGCCTCTAGAAAGAAAGATGCAGCTGACTCGCGGTTGTTTGGAAGTTTTGTTGGAGTTTAAAAATCCAGTGTCGTTAATTACAAAAAACGCTTTGGTCACTCGCGACGTCGATATTCTTTCGCAGATGGCCGCTTATAACGGCACCTTGGTTTTCCTTTCAATCACTTCTTTGAATGATGACTTGGTTCAGATCTTAGAGCCCCGCACGTCAAGGCCCGCCGCTCGTCTTAAAGCTATCGAGACTTTGGCGAAAGCCGGCGTTCCTGTGGGCGTCAACGTCGCCCCTTGTATTCCAGGATTGAATGATCACGAAATGCCCGCGATCTTAAAGGCAGCAAAAGACGCGGGGGCTCAGTACGCAGGCTATGTGCCATTGCGGCTTCCTTCTTCCGTGCTGCCTATCTTTGAAGAGTGGCTGGAAGTCCATCAGCCGTTAAAAAAGGAAAAAGTTTTAAACTCGGTGCGTGATATACGCGGCGGCAAATTGAATGACGCGAACTTTGGATCGCGTATGCGCGGGGAAGGGCCTCGAGCTGACCAAATGGCGCAAATGTTCAAGCTTTATACTCGCAAATACGGTTTAAATGTGAAAAAGTTTGATCTCTCCACCGAGCACTTTCAGCGTCGTGGTGATCAACTAAAATTTGATATTGAATAG
- a CDS encoding MFS transporter: MIWPFIFLSYASLFVFGLTDNIRGPLFPEILKQFGVSDSMGSLMFALSNISGFIASYGCRYMLRRYDRLSVLQGGAVGLMLSMWGLAASPIFPMFLVCSFVYGLCLGILGLVPNILVPMGSTPQKKQQMLSGLHTMYGLASLMAPLLAAGMEYITGSWRWTFAAASLAPMIFVGYTFHPSHKSLHTKASFSPETHKANKKKNFKPQLFLAVMLSLAVAAEIMVSSRLALYMQRTWNYDMESASIYVTYFFIAMMLGRLLFAVVHFKRSPQFLLSASLVLTAICILGGVFIHPLFLTGTGFMIAPFYPLAISWISSEFPEDLDTAVSYMMATDSMMLIIMHLAIGKLTDLFGIREAVLFGLVFVVVSLFMVNTYKSIFKRHKEEKHSHFHHHDTHAPAK; encoded by the coding sequence ATGATTTGGCCCTTTATTTTTCTCTCTTATGCGAGCTTGTTTGTATTTGGTCTGACTGACAATATCAGGGGCCCTCTTTTTCCGGAGATCTTGAAGCAATTCGGAGTCAGCGACTCGATGGGTTCTTTGATGTTTGCGTTAAGCAATATCTCTGGATTTATTGCGAGTTACGGCTGTCGATATATGTTACGACGTTACGACCGCCTGAGTGTTCTTCAAGGCGGCGCCGTAGGTCTAATGTTGTCCATGTGGGGATTAGCCGCATCCCCAATCTTTCCCATGTTCCTCGTGTGTAGTTTCGTCTATGGGTTGTGTTTGGGTATCTTAGGTTTGGTGCCAAATATTCTGGTACCCATGGGTTCAACACCCCAGAAAAAACAACAGATGCTTTCAGGTCTTCACACGATGTATGGCCTAGCAAGTTTAATGGCTCCTTTATTGGCCGCCGGTATGGAATATATCACAGGAAGCTGGCGCTGGACGTTTGCTGCGGCCTCATTAGCACCCATGATTTTTGTGGGTTACACCTTTCACCCAAGTCATAAGTCGCTTCACACGAAGGCCTCTTTTTCTCCAGAGACTCACAAAGCCAATAAAAAGAAAAACTTTAAGCCCCAACTTTTCCTAGCTGTGATGCTCAGTTTGGCGGTCGCTGCTGAAATCATGGTCTCATCGCGCTTAGCTTTGTACATGCAAAGAACTTGGAACTATGACATGGAATCCGCAAGTATCTATGTCACCTATTTCTTTATCGCGATGATGCTTGGAAGATTGTTGTTCGCCGTTGTCCACTTCAAACGCTCGCCGCAATTTCTGCTTTCAGCGTCTTTAGTGTTAACCGCGATTTGCATCCTGGGAGGCGTCTTCATCCATCCGTTATTCCTCACTGGAACCGGATTTATGATCGCGCCCTTTTATCCCCTCGCCATCTCATGGATCTCTTCTGAATTCCCTGAAGATTTAGATACGGCCGTTTCGTATATGATGGCGACCGACTCAATGATGTTAATCATCATGCACTTAGCAATCGGAAAACTCACCGACCTCTTCGGCATCCGCGAAGCCGTCCTCTTCGGCCTAGTCTTCGTCGTCGTTTCCCTCTTCATGGTCAACACCTACAAATCCATCTTCAAACGCCACAAAGAAGAAAAACACTCACATTTCCACCACCACGACACCCACGCCCCCGCCAAATAA